A region of the Terriglobales bacterium genome:
AGCTCGGGCGTAAAGCACCAGGGAAAGATCGCCAGAATCGCCATTTCCGCAACATTGTTCAGTGCCTTGGCCAGCACCTGCCAGCTTTCCGCGATCGGCTTGAGGAACCCGTCGGTTTTCGGCCAGCCGCCATGGAGCGAAAGTGATTTGACCTTTTCCGGATGCTTCGCGGCCAGCGACATGCCTATGGCCGCACCGAGTGATAGGCCGGAGATGTGCGCGCTCTGCAATCCCAGGGCTTGCATGAAAGCGGCAACATCGTCGGCGAGAGCCTCGGTGGAGTAGGCGCCTTCGGTTTTGTCCGTTTCACCTGTCCCGCGGAGGTCGAGGGAGATGCAGGTGAAGTGCTTGGCGTATTCCGTCACTTGAAACGCGTAGCAGGCATGATCGGCGGAGGTATAAGGGATGAGAACGAGGGGCTCGCCAGCTCCTTGTTGGTCATAGTTAAACGTGATGTTGTTTGCCTTCACCTTAGGCATAAGTGTTCCCCTTCTGAAAGAAGGTTGTTCACATCAGGGTGCGTGAGTTGGTGGGCCCAGCGTTTTGGCGGATATGCATAATAAATGCGAAGCAGGCTGTTGTCCCGCCATTCTCGGTAGTGTTGGTCCCCGGAGTCAGGATGATCGACAAAGCAGCTCTAAGGGGCAGACATTCTAACGCCGGAATAGATTCCGAGCGATGAAGAAGGCGTTGGCTGGGCGCTCTGCCAACCGGCGCATGAAGTAGGGATACCATTCGGTGCCGAAGGGAATGTAAACCCGCATTCGCCAACCCTCGCGCACCAGCCGCTCCTGCAGGTCGCGCCGAATTCCGTGCAGCATCTGGAACTCAAAAGCGGTAGGCGAAATGTTTTCCTGCCGGGCAAAGCGCTTAGTGACTTCAATGATGCGCTCGTCGTGGGTGGCAATTCCGTGATAGATGCCGCTTTTGAGCAGCAGCTGCATCAACTTCACGTAATTGGCGTCAACGTCGGCTTTCTTCTGGAAAGCGATCGCCGGTGGCTCCTTATAGGCGCCCTTGCACAGGCGGATGCGGATGCCGTCTGCTAATAGCTCCTCCACATCTTTTTCACTGCGAAAGAGGTAGCTCTGGATGACAGCGCCAATGTGCCTGACATTTCCGGGGACGCGATGCATTTCGTGAACGAAATCGAGGGTGAGCTGAGTATAGGGAGAGCCCTCCATGTCCACGCGGACGAAGTTGCCAATGCGGGTAGCGTGCGCGATCAGGCTGCAGACCAACTCACGCGCCAGGTTCTCGTCCACATCCAGCCCCATGTGGGTGAGCTTCAGGCTGATGTTGGCTTGTAATTGCCGGGCATGGATCTGATCGAGGATCTGGTGATAAAGCTGGGCGCTGGCCCGTGCTTCTTCCGAGTTGGTGACATTCTCGCCCAGATTGTCGATGCTGACAGTCATGCCGCGAGCATTCAGTTCCTTTACCGCGGCAATGGCATCGTCCACGGTGGTGCCGGCGACGAAGCGCCTGGCCATGGGCTGTGCCAGGGAGGAGTTTTCGGCAAAGGAGCGCAGGCGGCGATTTTCAGAGAGCCAGATGAAGAATGTCCTCAGCACATTCCTTCCCCAGGCGGAAGAGGACAAATGAGAGGATGTAAAAGCGAAGTCAGAATTCTCGTCGGACGGCTCATCCGGCGCCGTAAGTGCAGG
Encoded here:
- a CDS encoding alpha/beta fold hydrolase; translated protein: MPKVKANNITFNYDQQGAGEPLVLIPYTSADHACYAFQVTEYAKHFTCISLDLRGTGETDKTEGAYSTEALADDVAAFMQALGLQSAHISGLSLGAAIGMSLAAKHPEKVKSLSLHGGWPKTDGFLKPIAESWQVLAKALNNVAEMAILAIFPWCFTPEL
- a CDS encoding proline dehydrogenase family protein is translated as MLRTFFIWLSENRRLRSFAENSSLAQPMARRFVAGTTVDDAIAAVKELNARGMTVSIDNLGENVTNSEEARASAQLYHQILDQIHARQLQANISLKLTHMGLDVDENLARELVCSLIAHATRIGNFVRVDMEGSPYTQLTLDFVHEMHRVPGNVRHIGAVIQSYLFRSEKDVEELLADGIRIRLCKGAYKEPPAIAFQKKADVDANYVKLMQLLLKSGIYHGIATHDERIIEVTKRFARQENISPTAFEFQMLHGIRRDLQERLVREGWRMRVYIPFGTEWYPYFMRRLAERPANAFFIARNLFRR